A window from Sphingobacterium hotanense encodes these proteins:
- the folK gene encoding 2-amino-4-hydroxy-6-hydroxymethyldihydropteridine diphosphokinase, giving the protein MNIVYLLTGANIGNPRQQLNDAKIEIAERVGKIIKESSIYESEAWGVEDQPIFLNQVLEVITTHSASKVLQTIQQIELVLGRIRTQRWGSRTIDIDILYYNTDIIHEPDLQVPHPYIQERNFTLIPLTEIAPNFEHPIFKKTNQQLLMDSKDPLNVNIAKHE; this is encoded by the coding sequence ATGAATATAGTTTACCTATTAACTGGAGCAAACATTGGGAATCCAAGACAACAGTTGAATGATGCGAAGATTGAAATTGCAGAGCGCGTCGGGAAGATTATAAAGGAATCTTCTATCTATGAATCCGAAGCTTGGGGAGTTGAAGATCAACCGATATTCCTAAATCAAGTGTTGGAAGTTATTACCACACATTCTGCCTCAAAAGTATTGCAAACAATCCAGCAGATTGAATTGGTATTGGGAAGAATAAGAACACAGCGCTGGGGCTCTAGAACGATAGATATCGATATTCTATACTATAATACTGACATTATACACGAACCTGATTTACAGGTTCCTCATCCCTATATACAGGAACGTAATTTTACACTAATTCCCCTTACTGAAATTGCCCCCAATTTCGAACACCCTATTTTCAAGAAAACAAATCAACAACTATTAATGGATTCCAAAGATCCGCTGAATGTAAATATTGCCAAACATGAGTGA
- a CDS encoding Hpt domain-containing protein, whose product MSDFKIINPDVLKSSMMNNMEMVKQLVALFLTQGKVDFETLENAVNEKNYLEIASKAHHIKPTMEYIGASNLRIQFQDLEQKARNKASIEEIEEAFAILTRDFNTAMLELETYSTSLAEA is encoded by the coding sequence ATGAGTGATTTTAAAATTATTAACCCAGACGTACTAAAAAGTAGTATGATGAATAATATGGAGATGGTCAAGCAGTTGGTCGCTCTATTTTTAACCCAAGGAAAGGTCGATTTCGAGACCTTGGAGAATGCAGTCAATGAAAAAAATTACCTGGAAATAGCGTCGAAAGCACATCATATCAAACCTACCATGGAATATATAGGTGCCTCGAACTTGAGAATACAGTTTCAGGATCTAGAACAAAAAGCAAGAAACAAAGCATCAATTGAAGAAATTGAGGAAGCTTTTGCCATTCTGACAAGAGATTTTAATACAGCGATGCTTGAACTTGAAACTTATTCTACCTCTTTAGCTGAAGCATAA
- a CDS encoding CDP-alcohol phosphatidyltransferase family protein yields MKKYIPNSITSLNLFSGCIGVVMALQGNYLFAFYCVLASGIFDFFDGMSARALHVKSLIGKELDSLADVISFGFLPGTIMFMMLKESTDSQYLPYLGYVMTIFSALRLAKFNIDTRQTTDFIGVNTPMNTFFIISLPFIAQDYPLLHNVVLLLGIVAVCSFLLVSEIKLFSMKLSSLAWSANKFKYLFLLLSLVLIVIFKFLALPMVLILYILFSYLHFASERNYASAKEVE; encoded by the coding sequence ATGAAGAAATATATTCCAAATAGTATTACCTCCCTTAATTTGTTCAGTGGTTGTATTGGTGTTGTGATGGCGCTGCAAGGCAATTACCTTTTTGCATTTTACTGTGTGTTAGCTTCCGGGATATTTGATTTCTTTGACGGGATGTCTGCAAGAGCATTGCATGTGAAGTCATTAATTGGAAAAGAGCTAGACTCTTTAGCTGATGTGATTAGCTTTGGATTTCTGCCAGGGACCATCATGTTTATGATGCTGAAAGAAAGTACAGACTCACAATATCTTCCTTATTTAGGATACGTTATGACGATTTTCTCCGCCTTGCGCTTAGCGAAATTCAATATTGACACAAGACAGACTACGGATTTTATTGGTGTGAATACGCCAATGAATACCTTTTTTATAATCTCCTTACCTTTTATTGCACAAGACTATCCGTTGTTACACAATGTTGTTCTGCTTCTAGGTATTGTAGCCGTGTGTAGTTTCTTACTGGTTTCGGAGATCAAGCTTTTCTCCATGAAGCTGAGTTCCTTAGCATGGAGCGCCAATAAGTTTAAATATCTTTTCTTGTTGCTTAGCCTTGTGCTAATTGTAATATTTAAATTCTTGGCACTCCCAATGGTATTGATCCTATATATTCTATTCTCTTATTTGCATTTTGCTTCCGAGCGGAATTATGCTTCAGCTAAAGAGGTAGAATAA
- the rho gene encoding transcription termination factor Rho: MDINELNTKLVSELREIAKVLGIVDAEKLRKQELIDRITVIADEAQQDSTAPAADSDSADHASGDRPRKRVRTVKSAEPIAVTRKPSSTEETPRVEQAVATEVEVAEAPKPAAPAEPAPAKSSSADFDNVIVNEGVLEIMADGYGFLRSSDYNYLTSPDDIYVSQSQIKLFGLKTGDNVRGCIRPPKEGEKYFPLVRVEAINGQDPAEVRDRVPFDYLTPLFPDEKLNLDLGPGNYSTRIMDLFTPIGKGQRGLIVAQPKTGKTNLLKEVANAIAKNHPEVYLIILLIDERPEEVTDMARSVRAEVVSSTFDEPADRHVKIANIVLEKAKRMVECGHDVVILLDSITRLARAYNTVAPASGKILSGGVDANALHKPKRFFGAARNIENGGSLTILATALTETGSKMDEVIFEEFKGTGNMELQLDRKLSNKRIFPAIDLTASSTRRDDLLVDREELQRLWVLRNHLADMNSQEAMEFLLTQMRGTKSNQEFLISMNG, from the coding sequence ATGGATATTAATGAATTGAATACGAAGCTCGTGTCTGAATTACGCGAGATTGCTAAGGTTTTAGGTATTGTGGATGCTGAAAAACTAAGAAAGCAAGAGCTAATCGATCGTATTACTGTTATAGCCGATGAGGCGCAACAAGATAGTACTGCTCCCGCAGCAGATTCTGATTCAGCAGACCATGCTTCAGGAGATCGTCCTCGCAAGCGCGTTCGTACAGTGAAATCGGCAGAGCCAATCGCTGTTACAAGAAAGCCATCTTCCACAGAAGAAACACCAAGAGTAGAACAGGCAGTTGCTACGGAAGTAGAAGTTGCTGAAGCTCCAAAACCAGCTGCTCCAGCGGAGCCTGCGCCAGCTAAATCTTCTTCGGCTGATTTCGATAATGTTATTGTCAATGAAGGCGTGTTAGAGATCATGGCTGATGGATATGGTTTCTTGAGATCATCAGATTACAACTATTTAACTTCTCCAGATGATATTTACGTTTCACAGTCGCAGATCAAATTATTTGGTTTAAAGACTGGTGATAATGTTCGCGGATGTATTCGTCCTCCGAAAGAAGGAGAGAAATACTTTCCATTGGTTCGCGTTGAAGCGATCAACGGTCAAGATCCTGCGGAAGTAAGAGACCGCGTTCCTTTTGATTATCTAACTCCATTGTTCCCGGACGAGAAATTGAACCTAGACTTAGGTCCTGGAAATTACTCAACGCGTATCATGGATTTATTTACGCCTATCGGTAAAGGCCAGCGTGGACTTATCGTAGCGCAGCCTAAAACAGGTAAAACAAACTTGTTGAAAGAGGTTGCAAATGCTATCGCGAAGAATCACCCTGAGGTTTATTTGATCATCTTATTGATTGATGAGCGTCCGGAAGAGGTTACAGATATGGCAAGATCAGTGCGTGCGGAAGTTGTATCATCGACTTTCGATGAGCCTGCAGATCGTCACGTTAAGATTGCTAACATCGTGTTAGAAAAAGCAAAACGAATGGTTGAGTGTGGCCATGATGTTGTTATTCTATTAGATTCTATCACACGTCTTGCGCGTGCTTACAATACGGTTGCTCCTGCATCAGGTAAGATCCTTTCAGGTGGTGTGGATGCGAATGCATTGCATAAACCTAAGCGTTTCTTTGGTGCTGCTCGTAATATCGAGAATGGTGGTTCATTAACTATTCTTGCAACAGCATTAACAGAGACTGGTTCTAAAATGGACGAGGTTATCTTTGAAGAATTTAAAGGTACAGGTAACATGGAATTGCAGTTGGATCGCAAGCTTTCAAACAAGCGTATCTTCCCGGCAATCGACCTTACGGCTTCAAGTACTCGTCGCGACGATCTATTAGTAGACCGCGAAGAGTTACAACGTCTATGGGTGTTAAGAAACCATTTAGCCGACATGAATTCTCAAGAAGCAATGGAATTCTTATTGACTCAAATGCGTGGAACGAAGTCTAATCAAGAATTTTTAATTAGCATGAATGGCTAA
- a CDS encoding MFS transporter translates to MSNHPTNTETKTNYPALYTLIVVFFFWGFIAAGNSVFIPFCKNYFHLDQFQSQLIDFAFYSAYYIGALLLFIFGTLSGKDLVGKWGYKKSIVYGLLFSALGAASMIVAVEVNLYVGMLIGLFIVALGFSLQQTAANPFAVILGDPKTGASRVNLGGAVNSLGTTIGPLIIGYALFGTFETVSDSEIASLPLNKVVYLYIGVGLLFILAAALFNFSKKVPAGYNLEQMESANKARTTLIIITVLLLCAFVPVFTSYKSDAALEVAALQEQIQASNDAGLIAKAKELTHGLEISRMFWLLGALVVVVGGLLFAYTRAQKNPIGWGAMKYPQLVLGMLALFVYVGIEVAIGSNLGELLTLEEFGNLQSSQITPYVSMYWGGMMIGRWAGAIAAFNFTSSKKQLLTIIVPIIAFSIIIGVNTLAGFDMSVLYYYIICVAVQIIAFFISKDKPVRTLVIFGTFGLVAMIVGLMTSGTVAIYSFLAGGLACSIMWGSIFSLSIVGLGKYTEQGSAFLVMMILGGGIIPPIQGKLSDIIGIHNSYIVPVIGFIYIILFAFLVRGFLTKQGINIDDVESEGTH, encoded by the coding sequence ATGAGCAATCACCCAACAAACACAGAAACTAAAACAAACTACCCCGCACTCTATACCCTCATTGTGGTATTCTTTTTTTGGGGATTTATCGCAGCTGGAAATAGCGTATTTATCCCGTTTTGTAAAAACTACTTTCACCTAGATCAATTTCAATCCCAGTTAATTGACTTTGCTTTCTATTCCGCGTATTACATTGGCGCCCTACTTCTCTTCATTTTCGGAACACTATCAGGGAAAGACCTAGTAGGTAAATGGGGATACAAAAAAAGTATTGTCTATGGTTTACTTTTTTCCGCACTAGGTGCTGCATCGATGATCGTAGCGGTCGAGGTTAACCTATATGTAGGAATGCTTATCGGACTATTTATTGTGGCACTAGGGTTCTCCTTGCAGCAGACTGCCGCAAACCCGTTTGCTGTCATCCTCGGCGATCCTAAAACAGGAGCCTCCCGTGTAAACCTTGGTGGAGCGGTAAACTCCTTAGGTACTACGATTGGCCCATTAATTATCGGATACGCCCTGTTTGGCACATTCGAAACGGTTTCCGACTCAGAGATTGCGAGCCTTCCACTCAACAAAGTCGTTTACTTATATATTGGTGTAGGACTCTTATTCATCCTTGCGGCAGCTTTATTCAACTTCTCGAAGAAGGTGCCTGCTGGTTATAACCTTGAACAAATGGAGTCTGCGAATAAAGCGCGTACGACTTTAATCATTATCACTGTACTATTATTATGTGCATTTGTTCCAGTGTTTACAAGTTATAAATCAGATGCTGCTTTGGAAGTCGCTGCTTTGCAGGAACAAATACAAGCAAGCAATGATGCCGGCTTAATTGCGAAGGCAAAAGAGCTTACGCACGGGCTGGAAATCAGCCGTATGTTCTGGTTATTAGGTGCTTTAGTTGTTGTTGTTGGAGGACTTTTGTTCGCTTATACAAGAGCACAGAAAAACCCAATTGGATGGGGAGCAATGAAATATCCGCAGTTGGTATTAGGTATGCTAGCCCTATTTGTATATGTAGGAATTGAAGTTGCAATCGGGAGTAACCTCGGAGAATTATTGACATTGGAAGAATTCGGCAATCTACAGTCCTCTCAAATCACCCCTTATGTATCCATGTATTGGGGAGGTATGATGATCGGTAGATGGGCTGGCGCCATTGCTGCATTTAACTTTACCAGCTCCAAAAAGCAATTATTAACTATTATCGTCCCTATCATTGCATTTTCGATCATCATCGGCGTAAATACACTTGCAGGCTTCGATATGTCGGTTTTATATTACTACATCATCTGTGTAGCGGTGCAAATCATTGCCTTCTTTATCTCTAAAGATAAACCCGTACGCACGCTAGTAATCTTTGGCACGTTCGGTCTGGTTGCTATGATCGTCGGCTTAATGACCTCCGGTACTGTCGCAATCTACTCATTCTTAGCAGGTGGCTTAGCTTGTTCCATCATGTGGGGATCTATTTTCAGTTTATCGATTGTCGGATTAGGAAAATACACCGAGCAGGGATCTGCCTTCTTAGTAATGATGATTTTAGGTGGTGGTATTATCCCTCCTATCCAAGGAAAGCTTTCTGATATCATCGGCATTCACAACTCATACATCGTACCGGTTATCGGATTTATATACATTATTTTATTTGCCTTTTTAGTGAGAGGATTCTTGACAAAACAGGGAATCAATATCGACGATGTGGAGTCTGAAGGCACACACTAA
- a CDS encoding N-acetylglucosamine kinase — translation MIIIADGGSTKTNWCLLDDSNKKIYFNTEGYNPYFVDSDYIVASLKKGLPHDIPFEKIAEVNYYGAGVHNEEKAKIVEEAIQAVFPNAKVEVGHDLLAAARALLGNEAGFAAILGTGTNTCIYDGKDITHNIDSAAYILGDEGSGSYIGKKLLTDFIRGLMPKDVADVFYETYKLTPDEIMDNVYTKPLANRFCASFSKFVYDNNVNIQYTRKIVDDAFEAFFNNLVSKYPDYQSYTFNCIGSVGYNFRNVLEEKANQYGMQVGKILRSPIDDLVQFHINRSKTTAN, via the coding sequence ATGATCATAATTGCAGATGGAGGATCTACAAAGACAAACTGGTGTTTGTTAGATGATTCAAATAAAAAAATCTATTTCAACACCGAAGGTTATAACCCATACTTTGTAGATAGTGATTACATTGTTGCATCCCTTAAGAAAGGATTACCTCATGATATTCCTTTTGAGAAAATCGCTGAGGTAAATTATTACGGCGCAGGGGTTCACAACGAAGAGAAAGCGAAGATTGTAGAGGAAGCTATCCAAGCGGTGTTCCCAAATGCAAAAGTCGAAGTTGGTCATGACTTATTAGCTGCTGCTCGCGCGTTATTAGGTAACGAAGCAGGATTCGCAGCCATCCTCGGAACAGGTACAAATACATGTATCTATGACGGAAAAGATATCACTCATAACATTGATTCTGCTGCTTATATCTTAGGTGATGAAGGTAGTGGTAGCTATATCGGTAAAAAACTATTAACAGACTTCATCCGCGGATTAATGCCTAAAGATGTAGCTGATGTTTTCTACGAAACATACAAACTTACGCCGGATGAAATCATGGATAATGTTTACACAAAACCGTTAGCAAACCGTTTCTGCGCAAGTTTCAGTAAATTTGTTTACGACAATAACGTAAATATCCAATATACACGCAAGATTGTTGACGATGCATTCGAAGCATTCTTTAACAACCTAGTAAGCAAGTACCCGGATTACCAATCTTACACGTTCAACTGTATCGGTTCTGTGGGATACAACTTCAGAAATGTATTGGAAGAAAAAGCGAACCAATATGGTATGCAAGTAGGTAAAATCCTTCGTTCACCTATTGATGATTTAGTTCAATTCCATATCAATAGATCGAAGACTACTGCAAACTAG
- a CDS encoding metal-dependent hydrolase, with translation MMKLTYYGQSCVEFDFNGTKVLVDPFITYNPLASSINVADIRADYIFLSHGHQDHVADMATIQKQSDATVCAIVETAAWVRKQGVADDKVIEYNIGGTLKLPFGKVKMVYAVHTNSTPDGEYGGFPVGYVFFVDGKTIYFAGDTALTMEMKLLERFNIDLALLPIGGHYTMDAEDAVIAADFIKCKHIVGIHYDSFPPITIDKEATKSIFDAAGLELRLPKIGETITF, from the coding sequence ATGATGAAACTTACCTATTACGGACAATCCTGCGTTGAATTTGATTTCAACGGCACTAAGGTCTTAGTAGATCCTTTTATTACTTATAACCCCTTGGCTTCGTCCATCAATGTTGCCGATATCAGGGCGGATTATATTTTCCTATCGCATGGTCATCAAGATCATGTTGCTGATATGGCGACCATACAAAAGCAAAGCGATGCGACCGTATGTGCTATCGTAGAAACGGCGGCTTGGGTGAGAAAACAGGGCGTAGCGGATGATAAAGTAATCGAGTATAATATTGGTGGTACACTGAAACTGCCTTTCGGAAAGGTGAAGATGGTATATGCTGTACATACGAACAGCACGCCAGATGGAGAATATGGTGGCTTTCCGGTTGGATATGTGTTTTTCGTTGATGGGAAGACTATTTATTTTGCCGGAGATACGGCATTAACAATGGAGATGAAGCTGTTAGAGCGTTTTAATATTGACTTAGCGCTGTTACCAATCGGTGGTCATTATACCATGGATGCGGAGGATGCGGTAATTGCTGCGGATTTTATAAAATGTAAGCATATTGTTGGTATTCATTACGATTCTTTTCCTCCGATTACAATCGATAAAGAAGCCACAAAATCGATATTTGATGCGGCCGGTTTAGAACTTCGATTACCGAAAATAGGAGAAACTATAACATTCTAA
- a CDS encoding YbaB/EbfC family nucleoid-associated protein: MFDKLFQAQQKAQEIKDRLDHVSVSGEAEGGKIRVIASANKEIKEINIDPEFLKDADKEELEELLIVALNKAITQAESISQAEMAAASQDMLSGLGGLGNLFGNK; this comes from the coding sequence ATGTTCGATAAATTATTTCAAGCACAACAGAAGGCACAGGAGATTAAAGATAGATTGGATCATGTATCGGTATCCGGAGAAGCGGAGGGCGGTAAGATTCGAGTGATAGCATCGGCTAATAAGGAAATTAAGGAGATCAATATCGATCCTGAGTTCCTGAAAGACGCTGACAAGGAAGAGCTGGAGGAGCTGTTAATTGTTGCTCTAAATAAGGCTATAACGCAAGCAGAGAGTATCAGTCAGGCAGAGATGGCGGCTGCATCTCAAGATATGCTGAGCGGCTTAGGCGGATTAGGAAACCTATTTGGAAATAAATAA
- a CDS encoding IS1182 family transposase, with translation MLSTQQKIQFSSYSGLYDIIVPKDNLLRKINDLIDFSFIYDELLAKYCQTNGRTAESPIKMFKYLLLKTIYTVSDVDVVERSRYDMSFKYFLEMAPEEDVINSSSLTKFRKLRLKDMDLLNLLINRTVTIALEKGIIKSKSIIVDATHTVSRSNPHTALAVLRERSKLLRKAIYQIDGEYKRNLPQKNESNDLDQELAYCRELQRVLDEDQSISEIPAVKEKLNLLKETIEDTKEYYLLSKDDEARLGHKSVDSSFFGYKTHLAMTEERIITAAVVTTGEKGDGPELPRLLEISQQNGMQVDTIIGDAAYSGKENLQVAKEQNIDIIAKLNPSITQGFRKDKDKFDYNKDADMFVCPAGHLAIRKARQGKKEQGTNQTETYYFDVEKCKVCPLREGCYKQGARTKSYSVSIKSELHREQMAFQQTDYYRSKSKQRYKIEAKNSELKNVHGYGRADAYGIHNMEMQGAMAIFTVNLKRILKLI, from the coding sequence ATGCTCTCTACCCAACAAAAAATACAGTTCAGTTCCTATTCAGGATTGTACGATATTATCGTACCAAAAGATAATCTACTTCGAAAAATCAACGATCTTATCGATTTCAGTTTTATCTATGACGAGCTTTTGGCTAAGTATTGCCAGACGAATGGCCGTACAGCGGAGAGCCCTATCAAGATGTTCAAATACCTTCTGTTAAAAACGATCTACACCGTTTCGGATGTAGATGTCGTTGAACGTTCCAGATATGATATGTCCTTCAAATATTTTCTTGAAATGGCACCAGAGGAGGATGTGATCAATTCAAGTTCGCTTACCAAATTCCGCAAACTACGATTAAAAGATATGGATCTGTTGAACCTGTTGATCAATAGGACCGTAACGATTGCTCTTGAAAAAGGCATTATAAAATCAAAGTCTATTATCGTAGACGCGACCCATACCGTTTCCAGATCGAATCCGCACACAGCATTGGCAGTACTCAGGGAACGCTCCAAACTATTAAGAAAAGCGATATATCAGATTGATGGGGAATACAAGAGGAATCTACCACAAAAGAATGAATCCAACGACCTGGATCAAGAGCTTGCTTATTGCAGGGAATTACAGAGGGTCCTTGATGAAGATCAATCTATCAGTGAAATACCGGCTGTGAAAGAAAAGCTGAATCTGTTGAAGGAAACCATTGAAGACACAAAAGAATACTATCTGCTCTCTAAGGATGATGAGGCCAGACTTGGACACAAGTCAGTGGACAGCAGTTTCTTTGGCTATAAAACACATCTGGCGATGACTGAGGAACGCATCATTACAGCAGCGGTCGTTACTACAGGCGAAAAAGGTGATGGCCCTGAACTACCTAGGTTATTAGAGATCAGCCAGCAGAATGGAATGCAAGTGGATACAATAATAGGTGATGCCGCGTATTCGGGAAAAGAAAATCTTCAGGTGGCAAAAGAACAAAACATTGATATCATCGCTAAATTAAATCCATCCATTACCCAAGGCTTTAGGAAAGATAAAGACAAGTTTGACTATAATAAAGATGCGGATATGTTTGTTTGTCCCGCAGGACATTTGGCCATCCGCAAGGCGCGTCAGGGAAAGAAGGAACAAGGTACAAATCAAACGGAGACCTATTACTTTGATGTGGAGAAATGTAAGGTCTGTCCTCTTAGGGAAGGATGTTACAAGCAAGGGGCCAGAACCAAATCCTATTCAGTCTCCATAAAATCCGAACTCCATAGGGAGCAGATGGCTTTCCAGCAAACCGATTATTATCGAAGCAAGTCTAAGCAAAGGTATAAGATCGAGGCCAAGAACAGTGAGCTCAAGAATGTCCATGGCTATGGCAGAGCTGATGCTTATGGAATCCATAATATGGAAATGCAGGGCGCAATGGCCATCTTCACCGTAAACCTGAAAAGAATCCTGAAATTGATATAA